In Corynebacterium guangdongense, one DNA window encodes the following:
- a CDS encoding thiamine pyrophosphate-binding protein, giving the protein MYEQTFQVAERIAQTLVELGVDQLFGVVGSGNFHLTNHLRDKGVPFVAARHEGGAATMADAYARMSGKLGVVTTHQGCGYTNAVTGIAEAAKSRTPLLVLTADTPPHDVRSNFRIDQDGLARSVGAVAERVYSPATAVADTRRAVRTAVNDRRTVVLSVPIDVQVAGTAYASPQPIPPRQRPRASERHTQALAELLRGARRPLFIAGRGAREAGPQLRALGQKSGALLATSAVAHGLFVGEDHNLGISGGFSSDFTAATIAEADVVVGWGCALNNWTTRRGTLLNEFARVIQVDLDETAFEWDHGIVGDCAATAESVLAELVDHAPDTWRTPDMAAAIAAKSRWKDAETADVSTGALIDPRILTRRLNEMLPAERVVSVDSGNFMGYPSTYLDVPDENGFCFTQAFQSIGLGLATAIGAAKAQPGRLPVLGAGDGGFLMGIAELETAVRERIPLVAIVYNDSAYGAEVHHFTGAGDYGAVTFPTTDIAAVARGFGAEGVVVEKLADLDAVQEWLDGPRTGPLVVDARIASDGGAWWLAEAFATH; this is encoded by the coding sequence ATGTACGAACAGACTTTCCAGGTCGCTGAACGCATCGCCCAGACGCTGGTGGAGTTGGGCGTCGACCAGCTCTTCGGCGTGGTCGGCAGCGGCAACTTCCACCTCACCAACCATCTTCGCGACAAGGGCGTGCCTTTCGTCGCCGCCCGCCACGAGGGCGGCGCCGCCACCATGGCGGACGCCTACGCAAGGATGTCCGGCAAGCTGGGCGTGGTCACCACGCACCAGGGGTGCGGCTACACCAACGCGGTCACCGGTATCGCGGAGGCCGCCAAGTCCCGGACCCCGTTGCTGGTGCTGACCGCGGACACCCCGCCCCACGACGTCCGCTCCAATTTCCGCATCGACCAGGACGGGCTGGCCCGCAGCGTCGGCGCGGTGGCCGAGCGCGTCTACTCGCCGGCGACGGCGGTGGCGGACACGCGCCGGGCGGTGCGCACCGCCGTCAACGACCGCCGCACCGTGGTGCTCTCCGTGCCCATCGACGTGCAGGTCGCCGGGACGGCCTACGCCTCCCCGCAGCCGATACCGCCGCGGCAGAGGCCTCGGGCGAGCGAGCGGCACACGCAGGCGCTGGCGGAGCTGCTGCGCGGCGCCCGGCGGCCGCTCTTCATCGCCGGGCGTGGTGCCCGGGAGGCCGGGCCCCAGCTACGGGCGCTGGGGCAGAAATCGGGGGCGCTGCTGGCGACCTCGGCCGTCGCCCACGGACTCTTCGTCGGCGAGGACCATAACCTCGGCATTTCCGGCGGCTTCTCCTCCGACTTCACCGCGGCGACCATCGCGGAAGCCGACGTCGTGGTCGGTTGGGGCTGCGCCCTGAACAACTGGACCACCCGCCGGGGGACGCTGCTGAACGAGTTCGCCCGCGTGATTCAGGTTGATCTGGATGAGACCGCCTTCGAATGGGACCACGGGATCGTCGGCGACTGCGCCGCCACCGCAGAATCGGTGCTGGCTGAGCTGGTTGACCACGCCCCGGACACCTGGCGCACCCCGGACATGGCGGCCGCGATCGCCGCGAAGTCGCGCTGGAAGGATGCCGAGACCGCAGACGTTTCCACCGGTGCCCTCATCGATCCGCGCATCCTGACCAGGCGGCTCAACGAGATGCTGCCCGCCGAGCGCGTCGTGTCCGTTGACTCGGGCAACTTCATGGGCTACCCCTCCACCTACCTCGACGTGCCGGACGAGAACGGCTTCTGCTTCACCCAGGCCTTCCAGTCCATCGGCCTGGGCCTGGCCACCGCGATCGGCGCCGCGAAGGCGCAGCCGGGCCGCCTGCCGGTGCTCGGCGCCGGCGACGGCGGCTTCCTCATGGGGATCGCGGAGCTGGAGACCGCCGTGCGCGAGAGGATCCCGCTGGTGGCCATCGTCTACAACGACAGCGCCTACGGGGCCGAGGTGCACCACTTCACCGGCGCCGGGGACTACGGCGCGGTGACGTTCCCGACCACCGACATTGCGGCCGTCGCCCGGGGTTTCGGGGCGGAAGGGGTCGTCGTCGAGAAGCTCGCGGATCTGGACGCCGTGCAGGAGTGGCTCGACGGGCCGCGCACGGGGCCGTTGGTCGTCGACGCGCGCATAGCCTCCGACGGGGGTGCCTGGTGGCTTGCGGAGGCCTTCGCGACCCACTGA
- a CDS encoding cyclase family protein, whose protein sequence is MSILAQLADALATGSIEVIDLTQPLEGTTPILELPEEFGQTAQFRLEEISRYDDRGPAWYWNNFRTGEHTGTHIDAPVHWISGRDGLDVSEIPVNRLVGPAVVLDFSAEVAADPDFLLTVDHVQGWIAEHGEIPAGAWLIYRTGWSAFTREQASALNKDENGSHTPGMSAECAKWLAAETDVLGLGVETVGTDAGQGHSQDPMYPCHFHFLGNSKLGLAQLTNVDRLPVTGAIIVAGPLKIAGGSGSPARVFALVER, encoded by the coding sequence ATGAGCATCCTTGCCCAGCTTGCCGACGCCCTCGCCACCGGCTCCATCGAGGTCATTGACCTGACCCAGCCGCTGGAGGGCACCACACCCATCCTGGAACTGCCGGAGGAGTTCGGCCAGACCGCGCAGTTCCGGCTGGAGGAGATCTCCCGCTACGACGACCGCGGACCCGCCTGGTACTGGAACAACTTCCGCACCGGCGAGCACACCGGCACCCACATCGACGCGCCGGTGCACTGGATTTCCGGCCGCGACGGGCTCGACGTCAGTGAGATCCCGGTGAACCGGCTGGTCGGCCCGGCGGTGGTGCTCGATTTCAGTGCGGAGGTGGCCGCCGACCCCGACTTCCTGCTCACCGTCGACCACGTTCAGGGCTGGATCGCCGAGCACGGCGAGATCCCGGCCGGCGCCTGGTTGATCTACCGAACCGGCTGGTCGGCCTTCACCCGCGAGCAGGCCTCGGCCCTGAACAAGGACGAGAACGGTTCCCACACCCCGGGCATGAGCGCCGAGTGCGCGAAGTGGCTGGCGGCGGAGACCGATGTGCTCGGCCTCGGCGTGGAAACCGTCGGCACCGACGCCGGCCAGGGCCACAGCCAGGACCCGATGTACCCCTGCCACTTCCATTTCCTGGGCAACTCGAAGTTGGGGCTGGCGCAGCTGACGAACGTCGACCGGCTTCCGGTGACCGGGGCGATCATCGTGGCCGGCCCGCTGAAGATCGCCGGGGGCTCCGGCTCCCCGGCGCGGGTGTTCGCGCTCGTCGAGCGCTAA
- a CDS encoding S-(hydroxymethyl)mycothiol dehydrogenase, with amino-acid sequence MSTTVKGVVSLAKGEPTQVTDIVIPEPGKNDVIVKVLSTGVCHTDLSYKNGDIGNNYPYLLGHESAGVVETVGEDVTHVKVGDFVVLNWRAVCGECRACRKGEPKYCFNTHNASKKMTLTDGTELEAALGIGSFAEKTLVHEGQCTKVNPEADPAAVGLLGCGIMAGLGAAVNTGDIQLGESVAVFGLGGVGMAAVAGAKLAGAATIIAVDIDAKKTEWAKEFGATHTIDSTGLSVEQVAEKVRDLTDGFGTDVAIDAVGIIPTFQQAFYSRDFAGRMVMVGVPNLSDRIDLPAIDFYGRGGSLRPAWYGDCLPERDFPAYTQLFENGQFPLDKFVSERIGLGDVEEAFETMKTGKVLRSVVEF; translated from the coding sequence ATGAGCACCACCGTCAAGGGTGTCGTGTCGCTCGCCAAGGGCGAGCCGACCCAGGTGACCGACATCGTCATCCCGGAACCGGGCAAGAACGACGTGATCGTCAAGGTTCTGTCCACCGGCGTCTGCCACACCGACCTGTCGTACAAGAATGGCGACATCGGCAACAACTACCCCTACCTGCTGGGCCATGAGTCCGCCGGTGTGGTCGAGACCGTCGGCGAGGACGTTACCCACGTCAAGGTCGGCGACTTCGTCGTCCTCAACTGGCGTGCGGTCTGCGGCGAGTGCCGCGCCTGCCGCAAGGGTGAGCCCAAGTACTGCTTCAACACCCACAACGCGTCCAAGAAGATGACCCTGACCGACGGCACCGAGCTCGAGGCCGCCCTGGGCATCGGTTCCTTCGCCGAGAAGACGCTCGTCCACGAGGGGCAGTGCACCAAGGTCAACCCCGAGGCCGACCCGGCGGCCGTCGGTCTGCTCGGCTGCGGCATCATGGCCGGCCTCGGTGCAGCCGTGAACACCGGCGACATCCAGCTCGGCGAGTCCGTCGCCGTCTTCGGCCTCGGCGGCGTGGGCATGGCCGCGGTCGCGGGTGCGAAGCTCGCCGGCGCCGCCACGATCATCGCCGTCGACATCGACGCCAAGAAGACCGAATGGGCCAAGGAATTCGGGGCGACCCACACCATCGATTCCACCGGCCTGAGCGTCGAGCAGGTCGCCGAGAAGGTCCGCGACCTCACCGACGGCTTCGGCACCGACGTCGCCATCGACGCCGTCGGCATCATTCCGACCTTCCAGCAGGCGTTCTACTCCCGCGATTTCGCCGGCCGCATGGTCATGGTCGGCGTCCCGAACCTCAGCGACCGCATCGACCTGCCCGCCATCGACTTCTACGGCCGCGGCGGCTCCCTCCGACCGGCCTGGTACGGCGACTGCCTGCCCGAGCGGGACTTCCCGGCCTACACCCAGCTCTTCGAGAACGGCCAGTTCCCGCTGGACAAGTTCGTCTCCGAGCGCATCGGCCTCGGTGACGTCGAGGAGGCCTTCGAGACCATGAAGACCGGCAAGGTCCTGCGATCGGTGGTGGAGTTCTGA
- a CDS encoding MBL fold metallo-hydrolase, whose amino-acid sequence MAFQVDHIVTSGTFALDGGEWDVDNNIWIVGDESEVFIIDAAHEAQPIIDAVGGRTVRGILATHGHNDHVTVAPELSEKFDAPIYLHPGDKMLWDMVHQGVAFEELKDQQVFEIAGAELRVLNTPGHSPGSSCFYVPEAGELFSGDTLFQGGPGATGDRSFASFDTIIESLKTSILDLPAETVVRTGHGDHTTVGQEAPHLEEWIKRGY is encoded by the coding sequence ATGGCCTTCCAGGTTGACCACATCGTCACCTCCGGCACCTTCGCCCTCGACGGCGGGGAGTGGGACGTCGACAACAACATCTGGATCGTCGGGGACGAGTCAGAAGTGTTCATCATCGACGCCGCCCACGAGGCCCAGCCGATCATCGACGCCGTCGGCGGGCGCACGGTCCGGGGCATCCTCGCCACCCACGGCCACAACGACCACGTGACCGTAGCGCCGGAGCTTTCCGAGAAGTTCGACGCCCCGATCTACCTGCACCCGGGCGACAAAATGCTCTGGGACATGGTCCACCAGGGCGTCGCCTTCGAGGAGCTCAAGGACCAGCAGGTCTTCGAGATCGCCGGCGCCGAGCTGCGGGTGCTCAACACTCCGGGCCACTCGCCGGGCTCGAGCTGCTTCTACGTTCCGGAGGCGGGCGAGCTCTTCTCCGGCGACACCCTGTTCCAGGGTGGGCCGGGCGCGACGGGCGACCGCTCCTTCGCGTCCTTCGACACCATCATCGAGTCGCTGAAGACCTCAATCCTGGATCTTCCGGCCGAGACGGTCGTGCGCACCGGCCACGGTGACCACACCACCGTCGGCCAGGAGGCGCCGCACCTGGAGGAGTGGATCAAACGCGGCTACTAG
- the purU gene encoding formyltetrahydrofolate deformylase — MNRRHFVLNVICPDRTGIVAELSGFVSAQGGWVDEADFFTDDASGKFFARLAVRTEGLEFEAFKDAFGQSVAEDMEWRMTDTAVAKKSVILVTREGHCLHDLLGRVRSGDYPMDVQCVIGNHEDLRPIAEAYVLPFHFVPFPKDAVGKREAFDKVAAIVDPIEPDAIVLAKFMQILPPDLCEKWAGRAINIHHSFLPSFMGARPYHQAYTRGVKQIGATCHYATTDLDDGPIIEQDVIRVNHKYTPDDLRRIGRDAETLVLARGLRWHLEDRVMVYGNRTVIFN, encoded by the coding sequence ATGAACCGACGCCATTTCGTGCTCAACGTCATCTGTCCGGATCGCACAGGCATCGTCGCCGAGCTGTCGGGATTCGTTTCCGCGCAGGGAGGCTGGGTCGACGAAGCGGACTTCTTCACCGACGACGCGTCGGGGAAGTTCTTCGCCCGCCTCGCGGTGCGCACGGAGGGGCTGGAGTTCGAGGCCTTCAAGGATGCCTTCGGCCAGTCCGTGGCGGAGGACATGGAGTGGCGGATGACGGATACCGCGGTGGCGAAAAAATCCGTCATCCTGGTGACCAGGGAGGGCCACTGCCTCCACGATCTGCTGGGCCGGGTCCGTTCCGGGGACTACCCGATGGATGTGCAGTGCGTGATCGGCAACCATGAGGATCTGCGGCCGATCGCCGAGGCGTACGTCCTGCCGTTCCACTTCGTGCCTTTCCCGAAGGACGCCGTCGGCAAGCGGGAGGCTTTCGACAAGGTCGCGGCGATTGTCGATCCGATTGAGCCGGACGCGATCGTCCTGGCCAAGTTCATGCAGATCCTGCCGCCGGATCTGTGCGAGAAGTGGGCGGGCCGGGCCATCAACATCCACCACTCGTTCCTGCCGTCCTTCATGGGCGCGCGCCCGTACCACCAGGCGTACACCCGTGGCGTGAAGCAGATCGGCGCGACCTGCCACTACGCCACGACGGATCTCGACGACGGTCCGATCATCGAGCAGGACGTCATCCGGGTCAACCACAAGTACACCCCGGATGACCTGCGCCGCATCGGACGCGACGCCGAGACCCTGGTCCTGGCCCGCGGGCTGCGCTGGCATCTGGAGGACCGCGTCATGGTCTACGGCAACCGCACGGTGATCTTCAACTAG
- a CDS encoding NAD-dependent epimerase/dehydratase family protein codes for MRTLVTGGAGFIGSHLVDLLLSQGHSVVVVDNLSHGKRDNLDGRAELVEADVLDVDFDELLARVKPEVVFNLAAQIDVRHSVADPLHDAETNILSVIRLADAARRNGVRKIVHTSSGGSIYGEPSELPVAEDTVPDPHSPYAASKYAGEIYLNTFRHLYGLECSHIAPANVYGPRQDPHGEAGVVAIFSQALLSGAPTKVFGDGSNTRDYVYVADVARAFLLAAGEVGGGMRFNIGTSVETSDRQLHSLVAAAAGASDEPEYAPARLGDLPRSALSYERAKKVLGWEPEVSIEDGVQATVDYFRS; via the coding sequence ATGCGCACTCTCGTCACCGGCGGCGCCGGGTTCATCGGTTCACACCTCGTCGACCTGCTCCTTTCCCAGGGGCACTCCGTGGTCGTCGTGGACAACCTCTCCCACGGCAAGCGCGACAACCTCGATGGGCGGGCCGAGCTCGTCGAGGCCGACGTCCTCGACGTCGACTTCGACGAGCTGCTGGCCCGGGTGAAGCCCGAGGTCGTGTTCAACCTCGCCGCCCAGATCGACGTCCGACACTCCGTCGCTGACCCCCTCCACGACGCCGAAACCAACATCCTCTCGGTCATCCGCCTGGCCGACGCCGCCCGCCGGAACGGGGTGCGCAAGATCGTGCACACCTCCTCCGGCGGCTCCATCTACGGAGAACCCTCCGAACTGCCGGTGGCCGAGGACACCGTCCCGGATCCGCATTCCCCCTACGCCGCCTCCAAGTACGCCGGCGAGATCTACCTCAACACCTTCCGACACCTCTACGGGCTGGAGTGCTCCCACATCGCCCCGGCCAACGTCTACGGTCCGCGCCAGGACCCCCACGGTGAGGCCGGTGTCGTCGCGATCTTCTCCCAGGCGCTGCTGTCGGGTGCGCCCACCAAGGTCTTCGGCGACGGTTCCAACACCCGCGACTACGTCTACGTCGCGGACGTGGCCCGGGCCTTTCTGCTGGCGGCCGGTGAGGTCGGCGGCGGCATGCGCTTCAACATCGGCACCTCGGTGGAGACCAGCGACCGTCAGCTGCATTCCCTGGTGGCGGCTGCCGCCGGAGCGTCAGATGAGCCCGAGTACGCCCCGGCCCGCCTGGGCGACCTGCCCCGTTCCGCACTGTCCTACGAGCGGGCGAAGAAGGTGCTGGGCTGGGAGCCGGAGGTCAGCATTGAGGATGGCGTGCAAGCCACCGTGGACTACTTCCGGTCCTGA
- a CDS encoding DUF2304 domain-containing protein — translation MIQALLIIAALALAAYFLLNRRKAQAKAWVKIGFVLFVLAALWAIVRPDDVTVLANWLGVDRGTDLLLYVLVVAFMFTTMSTWIRFREQELRYARLARAVAIQNAVAPDEELQDRK, via the coding sequence GTGATTCAGGCGCTGCTGATCATCGCCGCCCTCGCGCTGGCGGCCTATTTCCTCCTGAACCGCCGGAAGGCGCAGGCCAAGGCCTGGGTCAAGATCGGCTTCGTGCTCTTCGTCCTGGCCGCGCTGTGGGCGATCGTCCGGCCGGACGACGTGACCGTGCTGGCCAACTGGCTCGGCGTCGACCGCGGCACCGACCTGCTGCTCTACGTCCTGGTCGTGGCCTTCATGTTCACCACCATGTCGACGTGGATTCGCTTCCGCGAGCAGGAGCTGCGCTACGCGCGCCTGGCTCGGGCGGTGGCCATCCAGAACGCGGTGGCCCCGGACGAGGAACTTCAGGACCGGAAGTAG
- a CDS encoding glycosyltransferase family 2 protein, translated as MKDFSDTWLVVPCFNEGSVIQDVLSNARQTFPNIVAVNDGSADDSAERIHAAGAHLINHPVNLGQGAAIQTGIEYAREQPGAQYFVTFDADGQHQVKDVVTMIERLRTEPVDIIVGTRFAKGHQENSQVPWIKRLVLKTVVLLSPTTRRLGLSDAHNGLRVFNKRVADEMDIRMNGMSHASEIVNKISEKGWRVTEHPVDILYTEYSMSKGQSLINGVNILADGIVGRRLK; from the coding sequence GTGAAGGACTTTTCGGATACGTGGCTGGTGGTGCCCTGCTTCAATGAGGGCTCCGTAATTCAGGACGTGCTCAGCAACGCCCGGCAGACCTTTCCCAACATCGTCGCGGTCAACGACGGCTCCGCGGACGACTCGGCCGAACGCATCCACGCCGCCGGCGCCCACCTGATCAACCACCCGGTGAACCTCGGCCAGGGCGCCGCCATCCAGACCGGTATCGAGTACGCCCGCGAGCAGCCGGGTGCGCAGTATTTCGTCACCTTCGACGCCGATGGCCAGCACCAGGTCAAGGACGTCGTCACCATGATCGAGAGGTTGCGCACGGAGCCTGTGGACATCATCGTCGGCACGCGCTTCGCCAAGGGGCACCAGGAAAACTCCCAGGTCCCGTGGATAAAGCGGCTGGTGCTCAAGACGGTGGTGCTGCTCTCCCCCACCACTCGCCGGCTGGGGCTTTCCGACGCCCACAACGGCCTGCGCGTGTTCAACAAACGGGTCGCCGACGAGATGGACATCCGGATGAACGGCATGTCGCACGCCTCGGAGATCGTCAACAAGATTTCCGAGAAGGGCTGGCGCGTGACCGAGCACCCGGTCGACATCCTCTACACGGAGTACTCCATGAGCAAGGGCCAGTCCCTGATCAACGGCGTCAACATCCTCGCCGACGGCATCGTGGGAAGGAGGCTCAAGTGA
- a CDS encoding glycosyltransferase — translation MTSLAALITVYHRIDPAELTEALDSLVAQSRPADEIVIVEDGPLPPELAAVIEGFVSDRPEARVVKLARNHGAGPASQAGLDTIHTDWLARLDADDVAHPERFERQLSYAAAHPEVDVIGTAVAEFDASADAPGKVRALPATHEEIARYAKLNSPVNNPSVMMRSEAVDKVGGYRDVHHMEDYDLYARLLAGGYRFVNLPEALTFFRVDDAQFARRTGTGMFAAEREMQRNLVAYGLISRPRAWANTVIRMAYRALPKALITRVYSRLFHRQRVD, via the coding sequence ATGACCTCCCTAGCCGCGCTGATCACGGTGTATCACCGGATCGACCCCGCAGAACTCACCGAGGCCCTGGACTCCCTGGTCGCCCAGTCACGGCCCGCGGATGAGATTGTCATCGTCGAGGACGGTCCGCTGCCGCCGGAGCTGGCCGCGGTGATCGAGGGATTTGTGAGTGACCGGCCGGAGGCCCGCGTCGTCAAGCTGGCGCGCAATCATGGGGCAGGGCCGGCCTCCCAGGCCGGGCTGGACACGATCCACACGGACTGGCTGGCGCGCCTCGACGCCGACGACGTCGCCCACCCGGAGCGTTTCGAACGGCAGCTGAGCTACGCGGCGGCGCACCCGGAGGTCGACGTGATCGGCACCGCGGTCGCGGAGTTCGACGCCAGCGCCGACGCCCCGGGAAAGGTGCGCGCGCTGCCCGCCACGCACGAGGAGATCGCGCGCTACGCGAAGCTGAACTCCCCGGTCAACAACCCCTCGGTGATGATGCGCTCGGAGGCGGTCGACAAGGTCGGCGGGTACCGCGACGTGCACCACATGGAGGACTACGACCTCTACGCCCGCCTGCTCGCCGGCGGTTACCGCTTCGTCAACCTGCCCGAGGCGCTGACCTTCTTCCGCGTCGACGACGCCCAGTTCGCCCGCCGCACCGGCACCGGCATGTTCGCCGCCGAGCGGGAGATGCAGCGCAACCTCGTCGCCTACGGGCTGATTTCCCGCCCCCGGGCGTGGGCGAACACGGTCATCCGGATGGCGTACCGGGCCCTGCCCAAGGCCCTGATCACGCGAGTCTATTCGCGCCTCTTCCACCGCCAGCGGGTAGATTAA
- a CDS encoding phosphoketolase family protein gives MSTVPELTREEVQQIDAWWRANNYLTVGQIYLKSNPLLERPLTADDIKPRLLGHWGTSPGLAFIYAHLNRLIKHTDQDVIYITGPGHGGPALVSASYLEGSYTECFPRITEDTDGLAKLFRQFSAPGGIPSHASVTTPGSIHEGGELGYALSHAFGAAFDNPDLIVASVVGDGEAETGPLEGSWKSVSFLNPEHDGAVLPILHLNGGKIASPTVLSRKDPEEVQALLEGHGYEVIWVEGEDLPWMHERFATALSYAYGRIRAIQAEARSGAWDGERPVWPMIVLRTPKGWTGPHTVNHKIYEGTWRSHQVPLDGMKEDEKQLRLLEEWMRSYRPEELFNSDGTLTDLVKANNPEGALRMSANPHANGGLLTKELKLRDLKNYEREVTDETRGRVKAESTRTLGEIMRDAYEDNPDNFRLFCPDETNSNRLGSVFEVSDRAFMERTDLIDEKLSRNGRVMEVLSEHNSHGWLDGYNLTGRHGLYASYEAFGMVSASMTMQAGKWFQEANHLDWRAKTPSLNILLSSTCWRNDHNGFSHQAPELLNVVLNMNKAVGRIYLPVDANSLAVVSEKIFADKNKVNLVIQDKQPQLQYMSLDEAKDHVGRGYGRWDWAGTDGLGEEKPDIVIATAGDVVTMEAVAAAEIVKKTLPDLKIRFVNVVDLMTLYRAKDHPHGMSESEFTKMFTDDVDVVFAFHGYPGAIHQLVHGRPDADRFRARGFKEEGTTTTPFDMVVRNGVSRYHLVMDILNNARNVPAGGVQLYRWAEKQLQRHEEYIVEHLEDMPEVRNWLLGDFEAPDLERKASSDSHVQRPPLPER, from the coding sequence ATGAGCACCGTACCTGAACTCACCCGCGAAGAAGTCCAGCAGATCGACGCCTGGTGGCGCGCCAACAACTACCTCACCGTCGGCCAGATTTACCTCAAGTCCAACCCCCTGCTTGAGCGCCCGCTGACCGCCGACGACATCAAGCCGCGACTCCTCGGGCACTGGGGCACCTCCCCCGGCCTCGCCTTCATCTACGCCCACCTGAACCGCCTGATCAAGCACACCGACCAGGACGTCATCTACATCACGGGCCCGGGCCACGGCGGCCCGGCGCTGGTCTCCGCCTCCTACCTGGAGGGCTCCTACACCGAGTGCTTCCCGCGCATCACCGAGGACACCGACGGCCTGGCCAAGCTCTTCCGCCAGTTCTCCGCACCGGGCGGCATCCCCTCCCACGCCTCGGTCACCACGCCGGGCTCCATCCACGAGGGCGGCGAGCTGGGTTACGCCCTCTCCCACGCCTTCGGCGCGGCATTCGACAACCCGGATCTGATCGTCGCCTCCGTCGTCGGTGACGGCGAGGCCGAGACCGGCCCCCTCGAAGGCTCCTGGAAGTCCGTGTCCTTCCTCAACCCGGAACACGACGGCGCCGTCCTGCCCATCCTCCACCTCAACGGCGGCAAGATCGCCTCCCCGACCGTGCTCTCGCGCAAGGACCCGGAGGAGGTCCAGGCCCTGCTCGAGGGCCACGGCTACGAGGTCATCTGGGTCGAGGGCGAGGATCTGCCGTGGATGCACGAGCGCTTCGCCACCGCCCTGTCCTACGCCTACGGCCGGATCCGCGCCATCCAGGCCGAGGCCCGCTCCGGCGCCTGGGACGGCGAGCGCCCCGTATGGCCGATGATCGTCCTACGCACCCCCAAGGGCTGGACCGGCCCGCACACCGTCAACCACAAGATCTACGAGGGCACCTGGCGTTCCCACCAGGTTCCGCTGGACGGCATGAAGGAGGACGAGAAGCAGCTGCGCCTGCTCGAGGAATGGATGCGCTCCTACCGTCCGGAGGAGCTGTTCAACTCCGACGGCACCCTGACCGACCTGGTCAAGGCCAACAACCCGGAGGGCGCTCTCCGCATGTCGGCTAACCCGCACGCCAACGGCGGGCTGCTGACAAAGGAGCTCAAGCTTCGCGACCTGAAGAACTATGAGCGCGAGGTCACCGACGAGACCCGGGGACGGGTCAAGGCCGAATCCACCCGCACCCTGGGCGAGATCATGCGCGACGCCTACGAGGACAACCCGGACAACTTCCGCCTCTTCTGCCCGGACGAGACCAACTCCAACCGCCTGGGCTCGGTCTTCGAGGTCTCCGACCGTGCCTTCATGGAACGCACCGATCTCATCGACGAGAAGCTCTCCCGCAACGGCCGCGTCATGGAGGTGCTCTCTGAGCACAACTCGCACGGCTGGCTCGACGGTTACAACCTCACCGGCCGCCACGGCCTGTACGCCTCCTACGAGGCCTTCGGCATGGTCTCGGCGTCGATGACGATGCAGGCGGGCAAGTGGTTCCAGGAGGCCAACCACCTGGACTGGCGCGCCAAGACCCCCTCGCTCAACATCCTGCTGTCCTCGACCTGCTGGCGCAACGACCACAACGGCTTCTCCCACCAGGCCCCGGAGCTGCTCAACGTCGTGCTCAACATGAACAAGGCGGTCGGACGCATCTACCTGCCCGTCGACGCCAACTCCCTGGCCGTCGTGTCCGAGAAGATCTTCGCCGACAAGAACAAGGTCAACCTGGTCATCCAGGACAAGCAGCCGCAGCTGCAGTACATGTCGCTGGACGAGGCCAAGGACCACGTCGGCCGCGGTTACGGCCGCTGGGACTGGGCCGGCACCGACGGCCTGGGCGAGGAGAAGCCGGACATCGTCATCGCCACCGCCGGTGACGTCGTCACGATGGAGGCCGTCGCCGCCGCCGAGATCGTCAAGAAGACCCTGCCGGACCTGAAGATCCGTTTCGTCAACGTCGTCGACCTGATGACGCTGTACCGCGCGAAGGACCACCCGCACGGCATGAGCGAGTCCGAGTTCACGAAGATGTTCACCGACGACGTCGACGTCGTCTTCGCCTTCCACGGTTACCCGGGCGCCATCCACCAGCTGGTCCATGGCCGTCCGGACGCCGACCGCTTCCGCGCCCGCGGCTTCAAGGAGGAGGGCACCACGACCACCCCGTTCGACATGGTCGTCCGCAACGGCGTGTCCCGCTACCACCTGGTCATGGACATCCTCAACAACGCCCGCAACGTCCCCGCCGGCGGCGTCCAGCTCTACCGCTGGGCCGAGAAGCAGCTCCAGCGCCACGAGGAGTACATCGTCGAGCACCTCGAGGATATGCCGGAGGTCCGCAACTGGCTCCTCGGCGACTTCGAGGCCCCGGATCTGGAGCGCAAGGCGTCCTCCGACTCCCACGTGCAGCGTCCGCCGCTGCCGGAGCGTTAG